The nucleotide window GTCGAAGTTCTGTTCGTTCGCGGCGACCACGAACCCGCGGACCCGCTGCGCCTCTGCCGCGTCCTCGAACCGCATGTGCCACGTCAGTCGCGTCCGCCCGCTCTCGTCGTCGAACGTCATGGACATCCGGAACCGGTGGACCGGCTCGATGTGGTCGAAGACCACTCGCAGGGGCTCCGCGACCTCGGCGAACACGCTTTCGTTGTGGTAGTCGGCGCCATCGGGGCCGTGCATCACGAGCTTCCAGACGCCGCCGGGGCGCGGGTCGAACGCCTGGATCGTGTTCGTGAACCCGTCCGGCCCCCACCAGTGCTTCAGTTGTTCCGGGTCGGTGAACGCCCGGAACAGGCGCTCGCGCGGCGCGTCGAACACGCGCGCGTTGACGATTTCGCCGCCCGCTTCGGCGAGTTCCGCCACGAGCGCCGCGAACCGGTCCAGTGTTTGCCGCCCGCCCTCGACGGCCCCGTACTCGCGGGCCGCGCGGTCGCGCGCCGCGGCCGACGGGAACACCGCCCGTAACGTCACCCGGGTCTTCCCGCCCGCGTCGTCGAACGTCACGGTGGTGTGGAACTCGACATGTTCGGCGGCCTCGCCCTCGTGTTGGTACACGAGCTTCGCGGGCCGCTCGACGGCGAGGTACGTGATCACGTTCGGGTAGTCGGTGCCGTCCGGCCCGTGCATCACGAACCGCCACGTCCCGCCGGGGCGCACGTCCATCGCTTCCGTGGTCGTGGTGAAGCCGTTCGGCCCCCACCAGTTCGACACGTGCGCCGGGTCGGTCCACGCGCTGAACACCAGTTCGCGGGGCGCGCCGATGTCGCGAACGGTTACGATCTCGCGGTCCGCCGTGTCATTCGCTGCCGCCATTCGGTTTCTCCTGCGCTTGCAGTTGCTGGAGGTACTGGTCGAGCCGGTCCAGTCGCTCGCCCCACAGCCGCTCGAAGGTCTTGACCCAGTCGTGGATCGGCCGGAGCCCGTCGGCGTTGAGGGAGTAGAGCCGCTGCTGCCCGGCCCCGCGCACCCGCACCAGTCCCACCTTCCGCAGCACACCGAGGTGTTTCGACGCCTGCGGCTGGGTGAGTTTGAGGGCCTGCACCACGTCGGTGACCGACCGCTCGCCTCGGGCGAGCAGATCGAGGATGTCGCGCCGCCGCGGTTCGCCGACCGCACTGAAGGCGTCGAGGGTAGTAGGTGAGCGGGGCATGGGGATTATATATTCCGATATGGGAATGTTTCGAGGTCAGTAGTCGAACCGTCGCGAATTGTACCGGATGGAAGTGGTCAGGGGCGGCGTCGCGAGCGTGGCACGGGCCATCCGAACTCGGCCCACCAGTTCCGAAGCTGTTGCTGTGCGGCGGGCGGAAAGTGGCCGGAGGTTTTCAGGCGGATGCGCCCGTTACTCGCAACGCCGAACACGAGGCCGCGCTGAATGCGGTGTGCGGCGGCCACCTCGCGCACGCGGTCGAGGAACGCCCCGGTTACGCGCCCGTGGACCGCGTGGGGTTCACCGTTCGCGATGCGGACCGTGAAGAGCGGGCGCGGCCGTGCAGCCTGGAGGATACCCCAAACGATGGCTCCGACGATGAGCAGCGCGATCACGTTGGGCAGGACGCTTTCCATTTGGCGGCTCGGAGCGTGGACGAACCGGGCGTTGACTGATGAACTGTATTATTAGCGGTTATCCATGCGTCGCTCGTGGGAGGCGTGTCGAACACCGAACGGGGAAGGGGGCCGGCGAACGATTCGCTACCTTGGGCGCGGTCGGAACACCAGCGGGGCTACCTTTTTATGAGAAGCTTGTGGTTGGGCATGGCGGTGCGGACCGTCTGCGGGCTGACCGCGCCCGCGGGCACTTCTTCCGGGGTGTCATCTCGATCGCCGCCGTTGGGAGGTCGAAGGCTCCCGCTCCGCCCAGCTTGGCGTCCACACACGACTCGTCGGCGCCGCCGAACAACTCCTGCCGGCTGAGCCCATCGGGCGTGACGACAATCACGGTCTCAGCAAGGTTAACGGCCGCTCCCCGCGCACCCCGGATTGACCGCCGCCGCACTTCTGTGCAATAACGCCACCACTTCCGGAGGCGGGCGCATGGACGGGGCCGAAAAGGGCGTGGTCGGGTGGTGCCGGTATTTGTTCACGGGACTTTTGTTCCCGGGCACCGCGGACGCGGACACGCGCGTGCGATCGCTCTCGTTGCTGCTCGTGCTGGTGCTGCCCGCGGCGCTGCTGTACCCCACCCGCGGGTTCCATTTGCTCGAACCCGACGAGGGGCGGTACGCCCAGATCCCCAAGGAAATGCTGGAGAGGGGCTCGTGGGTGGTGCCGACCCTCCAGGGCGAGGCGTACCTCGACAAGCCGCCGCTGATGTACTGGCTGGTGGCGCTCAGCTACCGGGCGTTCGGCACGACGCCGGAAGCGGCGCGACTCGTGCCCGCCCTGTGCGTTCACCTCACGATACTAGCAGTGTACCTGCTCGGTCGGCGGAGCATCGGCGAGCGCGGCGCGTTCTGGGCCGCCCTCCTGCTGTCTGTCGCGCCGGGGTTCGTGAGTGTGGCCCGACTGCTCCTGCTCGACGGACTCCTGGTCCTTTGCGTCACCACGTCGGTGCTGTGCGGGTTCGAGGCTGTTCGCACCGGCACCCTCAAGCGGGGCTGGTGGCTGCTGGCGGCGGTCGCGTCCGGGCTCGGGTTCCTGACGAAGGGGCCGATTTCGGAGGTGCTGCTGTTCGTGCCGCTGTGGGCGTTCGGGTTCCTGGCACGCGGCCCCTCAGCCCCTGCCGTCAGCCGTGAGGGAGGGGGGCGAGGTCCGGCCCGGGTCGCGTGGTACTGGTACCTGGTGTTCTTCGGCGTGGTGTTCGCCGTGAACCTGCCGTGGTACGTGGCCATTTACCTGCGCGAGCCGCAGTTCCTGAAGTACTTCTTCTGGGAACACAACGTAATGCGGTTCCTCCAGCCGTTCGACCACCTGCAACCGATCTGGTACTACGCGCCCATTCTCATCGGCGGGTTGCTACCGGGGACGATCCTGCTTGTCGCGTATGTATTCAACCTGTTGCGGTCCGCGCCCCAAGACGGCGCCAACCGGTCGCTCGCGGGCGGTTTCTGGCTGTTGACCGGCGCGTGGTGCGTGTTATTCTTCAGTTGCTCGGGGAGCAAGCTGCCCACCTACGTCCTCCCGGCGTACCCGTTCTTGTGTCTGGCGCTCGGCGAGTACGTCGCCCGGACGAGGTGGAACGTGCAGTTCCGCACCCGGGCGTTGATCGGGGGCATGGCGGCGTTCCTGCTGTTCGTTCACCACGTCGGTGTGCCGTGGTATGCGAAGGAGCGCTCGCCGTTCGGTGACCCGGAACTGGTGGGGCGGTTCGTGGCGGACCACGATGTGGCGGTGGTGTGCTTCCCGCGGAACTGCGATTCGCTCGCGTTCTATCACGACCGGTCCGACATGCGAAACGTGCGGACCAAGAGCGTGAACCAACTGCTGGTGGACTGCCACCACCGGCCGCGAACGGTGATCCTGTTCACCCACAGCGATTCCTTCACGGGGTTCAAGAGCACGCTGCCCCCGAGCCTCGAAATCGTCGAATCCGCGACCCTCAAGCGCAAAGTGAAGGGCTCGCTACTCGATAAGCTGACGGGGGCGACCCCCTGGGGGTTGTGCGACATGGCCGTAGTGGTGCCGAGGTACCACGTCCCGCCGAAGGACGGGGCCGAGCTTCAGTCGTTCCAGGTTCCAGGTTCCAAGTTCCACGGTCGAGCGCGGGCTTCGCGGTAGCTACCGGCTTCGTGCTGACTTGGAACCTGGAAACACACTTGCCTTACATCCCGCCCAGGGCTTCGCTGTACACGCCGGAGATCGCGGTGGCGATGCGGAAGATGAAGAAGATGATCATCAGCGCGACCATGCCGTAGATCATGTACCCGGTCATCTGGGCGGCGCCCTTCATCTTGCGGTCCGCGTCCTCGCGTAGGTGTTCCGCCAACCGGTCCATCACCTCCGACGTGTTGCCCGTCTCCTCGCCGGTCATCAGCGCGCCGATGAAGTCTTGCGGGAACGGGGCACGCGACGCCTCGAGCGCTTCGACCAGTTCGCTCCCGCGTTTCACGACCGCAACGGCCCGCTCCTCGCCCTGTTGGAACCGCGTGTTGCACGTCGCCCTGAAGCAGTAGTGCAGCGTCTTCTCGGCGCGTAACCCGGCCTCGGCGCACATCCGCAGGGACACGGCGAACCGGAGCAGCGCGAACGCCAGCAACGCCGGCCCCCACCCCGGTACGTTCAGGAACAGGCCTTCGAGCCGTGCCCGGAACTGGAGGTTTTCCGTGGCGATCTTCAGCACCACGAGAATCGAGCCCGCGAACGCCACCGCGCACCCCAGGAACGCCAGCGCGCCGGTGGTGCCGGTGAGCCCGAGCCCGGTCGGGTCCATCTTGCTGCCGAGCATCCCGAGGATGAAGATGAGGGCCGTGACGATGCCCACGGCGGCCACGTAATTGATGACCGGGTAAGCCATCTGCGCACGGAACCGGCGCTGCGTGGTGAGCGCCGCCGCGAAGTACTGCTCGAGTTCCTGGAACGTGTCATCGAGCCGGCCCGTTTGCTCACCCACCGCGACAAGTTCCACGAACAGGGGCGGGAATTTGTCGCGGTGCGGTTCGAGGGCGTCTTCGAGCGACGAGCCCTTTGCGAGCCTCTTGGCCAGGTCGCCGGCCAGCGCGCGGAGGGGGCGCGGACCGGATTTCGCTTGCTGTTTGAAGATCTTGAGCGGATCGAGCCCCGCGCTGAGACTGAACCGGAGCACCCGGCACCACTCCACGAGGGCCGGAAGCGGGCACTTGGAAGACGAAAACAGCATGGCTGTGGCGTCGCGAGGGAAGCGGATATCGTAGAAGACGCCGCGCGACAGACTCGATCTCGCGCACCGCTTCTTTTGGTATACCCGATGGCCGACGCGGCCGACACTGCCGATTCACCCGATCCGCGGTTCTTGGCGGGCGTGGACCTGTTCAACCGGGGCGCGTTCTTCGACGCGCACGAGGTGTGGGAAGAACTTTGGCGCGACTGCCCGGCCCCGGACCGGCGATTCTACCAGGCGCTGATTCAGGCCGCCGTCGCGCTGCACCATTTCGACCGCGGCAACCACACCGGTGCGGCCCGGCTGTACCGTTCGGGCCGGCGGTACATGGAACCGTACCGCCCGGCGTACAGGGGAATAGTCATCGATCCGTTCTGGGACGCGATGGCGGGGCACCTCGCGGTC belongs to Gemmata obscuriglobus and includes:
- a CDS encoding ArsR/SmtB family transcription factor, encoding MPRSPTTLDAFSAVGEPRRRDILDLLARGERSVTDVVQALKLTQPQASKHLGVLRKVGLVRVRGAGQQRLYSLNADGLRPIHDWVKTFERLWGERLDRLDQYLQQLQAQEKPNGGSE
- a CDS encoding DUF3634 family protein; translation: MESVLPNVIALLIVGAIVWGILQAARPRPLFTVRIANGEPHAVHGRVTGAFLDRVREVAAAHRIQRGLVFGVASNGRIRLKTSGHFPPAAQQQLRNWWAEFGWPVPRSRRRP
- a CDS encoding DUF309 domain-containing protein encodes the protein MADAADTADSPDPRFLAGVDLFNRGAFFDAHEVWEELWRDCPAPDRRFYQALIQAAVALHHFDRGNHTGAARLYRSGRRYMEPYRPAYRGIVIDPFWDAMAGHLAVALGNAGGPAPARPEISLRPV
- a CDS encoding ArnT family glycosyltransferase → MDGAEKGVVGWCRYLFTGLLFPGTADADTRVRSLSLLLVLVLPAALLYPTRGFHLLEPDEGRYAQIPKEMLERGSWVVPTLQGEAYLDKPPLMYWLVALSYRAFGTTPEAARLVPALCVHLTILAVYLLGRRSIGERGAFWAALLLSVAPGFVSVARLLLLDGLLVLCVTTSVLCGFEAVRTGTLKRGWWLLAAVASGLGFLTKGPISEVLLFVPLWAFGFLARGPSAPAVSREGGGRGPARVAWYWYLVFFGVVFAVNLPWYVAIYLREPQFLKYFFWEHNVMRFLQPFDHLQPIWYYAPILIGGLLPGTILLVAYVFNLLRSAPQDGANRSLAGGFWLLTGAWCVLFFSCSGSKLPTYVLPAYPFLCLALGEYVARTRWNVQFRTRALIGGMAAFLLFVHHVGVPWYAKERSPFGDPELVGRFVADHDVAVVCFPRNCDSLAFYHDRSDMRNVRTKSVNQLLVDCHHRPRTVILFTHSDSFTGFKSTLPPSLEIVESATLKRKVKGSLLDKLTGATPWGLCDMAVVVPRYHVPPKDGAELQSFQVPGSKFHGRARASR
- a CDS encoding SRPBCC family protein, translating into MAELAEAGGEIVNARVFDAPRERLFRAFTDPEQLKHWWGPDGFTNTIQAFDPRPGGVWKLVMHGPDGADYHNESVFAEVAEPLRVVFDHIEPVHRFRMSMTFDDESGRTRLTWHMRFEDAAEAQRVRGFVVAANEQNFDRLARHLGTA
- a CDS encoding type II secretion system F family protein; this encodes MLFSSSKCPLPALVEWCRVLRFSLSAGLDPLKIFKQQAKSGPRPLRALAGDLAKRLAKGSSLEDALEPHRDKFPPLFVELVAVGEQTGRLDDTFQELEQYFAAALTTQRRFRAQMAYPVINYVAAVGIVTALIFILGMLGSKMDPTGLGLTGTTGALAFLGCAVAFAGSILVVLKIATENLQFRARLEGLFLNVPGWGPALLAFALLRFAVSLRMCAEAGLRAEKTLHYCFRATCNTRFQQGEERAVAVVKRGSELVEALEASRAPFPQDFIGALMTGEETGNTSEVMDRLAEHLREDADRKMKGAAQMTGYMIYGMVALMIIFFIFRIATAISGVYSEALGGM